A genome region from Vibrio tapetis subsp. tapetis includes the following:
- the ltrA gene encoding group II intron reverse transcriptase/maturase: protein MRVYYSLYGHLLHKERLYKGFKKVWKAKGAAGIDRQSLSDYAQNLSDNLDQLLLELKTKRYTPQPVRRVEIPKDDGGVRLLGIPTVRDRVVQQALNDLLTPIFEEQFHPSSFGYRPNRSCHDAINKATMFIRRYGMQHVVDMDLSKCFDKLDHELILKSIKKRVTDSSVLELIKQFLKSGVMVDGEWQHTEIGSPQGGVISPLIANIYLDAFDQEMRKRGHRIVRYADDILIFCRSRKGAENAQVQATKVLEKQLKLTVNETKSHIAHSGEGVKFLGIEIGSHYSRIQPKKMSTFKGKLKRVTRRNGGKPLLEVIKQLNPLLRGFSQYFRIANANREFKKLAAWLRRRLRSVQLRLWKKPTRLHRRLRQLGYEGSFRYICMDSWRNAASPLASYSMPNQWFNDLGLVNLEHVRTGYVFSHYAEWKCA, encoded by the coding sequence TTGAGAGTTTACTACAGTTTATATGGTCACTTGCTCCACAAAGAGCGACTCTATAAAGGATTTAAAAAAGTGTGGAAAGCGAAAGGCGCGGCCGGAATAGATAGGCAGAGCCTAAGCGACTACGCCCAAAATCTGAGTGATAACCTAGATCAACTTCTTCTGGAACTCAAAACCAAGCGATACACCCCTCAACCCGTCAGACGGGTAGAAATACCGAAAGATGATGGTGGGGTGCGATTACTTGGGATCCCAACAGTACGGGATAGAGTTGTCCAACAAGCTCTAAATGATCTATTAACCCCAATCTTCGAAGAGCAGTTTCACCCATCCAGCTTTGGGTATAGACCGAATCGAAGTTGTCACGATGCTATAAACAAAGCGACGATGTTCATCCGTCGATACGGAATGCAACACGTCGTAGATATGGACTTATCGAAGTGCTTCGATAAGCTCGATCATGAGCTTATTCTAAAAAGCATTAAGAAACGAGTCACAGACAGTAGCGTACTGGAGCTCATCAAACAGTTCCTGAAAAGTGGCGTAATGGTTGATGGAGAGTGGCAGCATACCGAGATAGGTAGTCCGCAAGGTGGAGTAATAAGCCCACTGATAGCGAACATCTATCTGGATGCGTTTGATCAAGAGATGCGAAAGCGAGGACATCGAATAGTCCGTTATGCCGACGACATACTGATCTTCTGTCGCAGCCGTAAAGGTGCAGAAAATGCGCAAGTACAGGCAACGAAGGTCCTGGAAAAACAGCTCAAGTTAACGGTGAACGAAACCAAATCACACATAGCGCACAGCGGCGAAGGTGTGAAATTCCTTGGAATAGAAATCGGTAGCCATTATAGCCGTATTCAGCCAAAGAAAATGTCGACGTTCAAAGGAAAGTTGAAGCGAGTGACAAGACGCAATGGCGGTAAGCCATTGTTAGAAGTCATTAAACAACTGAATCCACTTCTGAGAGGGTTCAGCCAGTACTTTCGAATAGCGAATGCCAACAGGGAGTTTAAGAAACTGGCCGCGTGGTTAAGGCGAAGACTTCGCAGCGTCCAATTACGATTATGGAAAAAACCGACCCGACTCCACCGCAGGCTAAGACAGCTAGGTTACGAAGGGTCATTCAGGTATATCTGTATGGATAGTTGGAGAAATGCTGCGAGTCCATTAGCCAGTTACTCGATGCCAAATCAATGGTTTAACGACCTTGGATTAGTGAATCTTGAACACGTTAGGACAGGATATGTGTTCAGCCATTATGCTGAATGGAAATGTGCATGA
- a CDS encoding ATP-binding protein, with protein MALTRYQQIIEAYFTEPSRQVDIASGQSVLTQNGHNDRLYFVVEGELHGFYQDEESQQQIQVFTASKGAFIGVHSFFSETYLASSTVIAKSDCVLAWIDNSTQAIEPEKHGPLSAQFTPIIVNELSQRQRRATQETIAKERALKQLHTAEQMTTLGQLAAGIAHELNNAVGVLSSKTERLLNVILELLEENNNQASEFVDQGLLWGQKTSSADVRVRAKELVKEYGLDRDQAKAIARAIPQGDVSRGWLDNTEQAIRFWNIGRDLHDMRIAAKHSVSIVKSVKQLGRTDVETKEWVDINDSLRKSLALLQSDLRRVSVHFSPAELPKFVGSETELVQIWANIIKNACDAMSDTESPQIDIVSRFSSNKFMVAISNNGPEIPEVIRRQVFQPNFTTKKGGLSFGLGLGLSIVKRIVSSYEGSVVVKSSPDKTVFRIKLPNEEGYGKA; from the coding sequence ATGGCACTGACTCGATATCAGCAGATTATTGAAGCATATTTCACTGAACCGAGTCGGCAAGTTGATATCGCCTCAGGCCAATCAGTGCTGACTCAGAACGGCCATAATGATCGGCTCTATTTTGTCGTTGAAGGTGAACTGCATGGATTTTATCAAGACGAAGAAAGTCAGCAACAGATCCAAGTGTTTACTGCCTCGAAGGGGGCATTTATTGGTGTCCACAGTTTCTTTTCTGAAACTTATCTTGCTTCGTCAACGGTCATTGCAAAATCCGATTGTGTATTGGCATGGATAGACAACAGTACCCAAGCCATTGAGCCAGAAAAGCATGGACCACTATCGGCTCAGTTTACGCCGATTATCGTTAATGAGTTGTCGCAGCGCCAGCGTCGAGCAACCCAAGAAACCATCGCCAAAGAACGTGCATTGAAACAATTACATACCGCTGAACAAATGACGACCCTTGGCCAATTGGCTGCTGGTATTGCCCATGAATTAAATAATGCGGTAGGGGTGCTCAGCAGTAAAACCGAGCGGCTTTTAAATGTCATATTGGAACTGCTGGAAGAAAATAATAATCAAGCCAGTGAGTTTGTTGATCAGGGTTTGCTTTGGGGGCAAAAAACAAGCTCTGCTGATGTCAGAGTGCGCGCAAAGGAGTTAGTGAAAGAATACGGGCTAGATAGAGATCAAGCAAAAGCGATAGCACGAGCCATACCACAAGGTGATGTGAGCCGAGGATGGCTAGATAATACAGAGCAAGCGATCCGATTTTGGAACATAGGGCGTGATCTGCATGACATGCGAATAGCGGCCAAGCACTCAGTGAGCATTGTTAAGTCGGTTAAGCAGCTAGGTCGAACGGATGTCGAAACGAAAGAGTGGGTCGACATCAATGATAGCTTGCGGAAATCATTAGCATTGTTGCAAAGCGATTTACGCAGAGTGTCGGTTCACTTTAGCCCCGCAGAATTGCCTAAGTTTGTTGGCTCTGAAACCGAATTAGTGCAGATTTGGGCCAACATTATTAAGAATGCCTGTGATGCCATGTCCGATACCGAGAGCCCCCAAATCGATATTGTTAGTCGCTTTTCGAGTAATAAATTTATGGTCGCTATTAGTAATAATGGCCCGGAAATACCCGAAGTGATCCGTCGGCAAGTATTTCAACCTAATTTCACGACCAAAAAAGGTGGGCTCTCTTTTGGGCTGGGACTCGGCCTATCCATTGTTAAACGGATCGTCAGTAGCTATGAAGGTTCCGTTGTGGTCAAAAGCAGCCCTGACAAGACGGTGTTTCGGATAAAATTACCCAATGAGGAAGGTTATGGAAAAGCTTAA
- a CDS encoding zinc/cadmium/mercury/lead-transporting ATPase, with amino-acid sequence MCSKHTACGSDNAQKTPFKVSSCSPATPSKLEIAAEGVGCCSSGSDCSSSGAASVQASDDEEGAAPLASKSWLIGGMDCPACAQKVEKAVNKIDGIASAQVRFTTQKLVVQLEKPMDQKIIVDVVEAIGFTVQGAGDKSKSSKASPSGWRGILSNNLLLISLSVAMLISAAVNQLSPEIGKYLFAAVCLVGLYPIGKKAFSMAKSGTPFSIETLMTVAAIGALYLGETVEAAMVLLLFLLGEHLEAYASNRARSGVQALMALVPENATVIRDGKRVEVAASDLNIGDVIEVAPGDRLPSDGTLVDSSASFDESALTGESIPVEHIKGESIMAGSVVVDQVVRITISSAQGENAIDRILHLIEEAESRKAPLERFLDKFSRWYTPLMMVVSLLVIITPPLLFAQPWETWLYRGLALLLIACPCALVISTPAAITSGLATAARHGALIKGGAALEQLGRVNAIAFDKTGTLTRGKPQVTDVNITAEMPEEQLLSLAASVEVGSNHPLAKSLLKFVESKAILVPEASDKKAILGHGVSGFIDGTEVRLIAPSKLTMALSDSILEQVNKLEGQGKTVVAVLVAEKVKGLIAWQDTIREDAERAITELDKMGIRSIMLTGDNPVSAHAIASKVGMEYQASLLPQDKVKYVEQLASETSVAMVGDGINDAPAMKAASIGIAMGGGTDVALETADAALTHNRLAELPFMIQLSQATLRNIKQNVTLALGLKGIFLVTSLMGITGLWVAVLADSGATALVTLNALRLLRMDRKDAK; translated from the coding sequence ATGTGCAGTAAACATACGGCTTGCGGCTCTGACAACGCACAAAAAACACCCTTCAAAGTGAGCAGCTGCTCACCTGCCACACCTTCTAAGCTTGAAATAGCCGCTGAAGGTGTCGGTTGTTGTTCTTCAGGGAGTGATTGCAGCTCATCCGGCGCAGCATCGGTTCAAGCCTCGGATGACGAAGAAGGTGCAGCCCCCTTAGCGTCCAAAAGTTGGCTAATAGGGGGAATGGATTGTCCTGCTTGTGCCCAAAAAGTGGAAAAAGCCGTCAATAAAATTGATGGAATAGCGTCTGCTCAAGTTCGATTTACGACTCAAAAATTGGTGGTACAACTTGAGAAGCCAATGGATCAAAAGATCATCGTTGATGTGGTTGAGGCCATTGGTTTTACCGTGCAAGGTGCGGGTGATAAATCCAAGTCATCTAAGGCTTCACCATCTGGTTGGCGTGGCATTCTCAGTAATAATCTACTGCTCATAAGCCTTTCTGTAGCAATGCTAATCAGTGCTGCTGTTAATCAATTATCCCCAGAAATCGGCAAATATCTGTTCGCCGCTGTATGTCTCGTTGGCCTGTATCCTATCGGCAAGAAAGCATTCTCAATGGCGAAGTCTGGCACCCCGTTTTCGATTGAAACCCTCATGACGGTTGCGGCAATCGGTGCTCTTTACTTAGGCGAAACGGTTGAAGCTGCAATGGTATTGCTGCTATTTCTATTGGGTGAACATTTAGAAGCCTATGCTTCAAACCGAGCGAGAAGTGGTGTACAAGCACTGATGGCGCTTGTTCCTGAAAATGCCACCGTTATCCGCGATGGTAAAAGAGTCGAAGTCGCGGCAAGTGATTTGAATATTGGTGATGTGATCGAAGTCGCCCCCGGTGATAGGCTGCCTTCCGATGGTACGTTAGTTGATAGTAGTGCTAGTTTTGATGAAAGTGCGTTGACCGGAGAATCGATTCCAGTTGAGCATATCAAAGGTGAATCAATCATGGCTGGTAGTGTTGTGGTTGATCAGGTGGTGCGTATCACTATCTCTTCCGCTCAAGGCGAAAATGCAATTGATCGAATTCTACATTTGATTGAAGAAGCAGAATCTCGCAAAGCACCGTTAGAAAGATTTTTAGATAAGTTTAGTCGTTGGTACACCCCATTGATGATGGTGGTGTCATTATTGGTGATTATTACGCCTCCTTTACTGTTCGCTCAACCATGGGAAACGTGGTTGTACCGAGGACTTGCCTTGCTCCTGATTGCATGTCCGTGTGCGCTCGTTATTTCAACGCCAGCAGCAATTACTTCCGGGTTAGCAACGGCGGCACGACATGGCGCTTTGATAAAAGGTGGAGCAGCGTTAGAACAGTTAGGCCGAGTTAATGCGATTGCCTTTGATAAAACAGGCACCTTAACTAGGGGTAAGCCTCAAGTAACCGATGTCAATATCACGGCTGAAATGCCAGAAGAACAGTTATTATCGCTCGCGGCCTCGGTGGAAGTTGGCTCAAATCATCCGTTAGCTAAATCCTTGCTTAAATTTGTTGAATCAAAAGCAATTCTGGTGCCTGAAGCTTCCGACAAAAAAGCAATTTTAGGTCATGGTGTCTCCGGATTTATTGACGGTACCGAGGTACGGCTTATTGCCCCAAGTAAATTGACGATGGCTTTATCTGATTCAATTCTTGAGCAGGTTAATAAGCTGGAAGGGCAAGGTAAAACCGTCGTTGCCGTATTAGTGGCAGAAAAAGTCAAAGGACTTATTGCTTGGCAAGATACCATTCGTGAGGATGCGGAAAGAGCGATAACTGAATTGGATAAAATGGGCATTCGCTCCATTATGTTAACGGGTGACAATCCAGTATCAGCTCATGCCATTGCAAGTAAAGTCGGTATGGAGTATCAAGCGAGCTTGTTACCACAAGACAAAGTGAAATATGTAGAGCAACTGGCCAGCGAAACATCGGTTGCAATGGTAGGCGATGGCATCAACGATGCACCTGCAATGAAAGCCGCTTCAATTGGTATTGCCATGGGCGGTGGTACTGACGTAGCGCTTGAAACCGCAGATGCGGCGTTAACACATAACCGCCTTGCCGAATTGCCGTTTATGATCCAGCTTTCACAAGCCACGTTAAGGAACATTAAACAAAATGTCACATTGGCGCTGGGTCTTAAAGGTATTTTCTTAGTGACAAGCTTGATGGGGATTACCGGTTTGTGGGTTGCAGTACTTGCAGATAGCGGTGCGACTGCGTTGGTCACGCTAAATGCGTTACGTTTGTTGAGAATGGATAGAAAGGACGCGAAGTAA
- a CDS encoding DUF1887 family protein, producing the protein MAVHVGIIDQDPVRLITPLFDKRTISRHIVFIGDKSQENMYLRLNSVLATREITSEFFEIPSVVNTSLIKESIQVLAADLKARGEEVKLNASCGLRHRLLSVYEVFRTYHWPIFVVEPFSDKLCWLYPDGKEEAQVQDHIKIKDYLTIFGARSEFNEQEIPEQLDAKLHDLGVRWASNALELGPGLATLNYLATTCRKEQKLDVGLTEKQQSYRELDMLIQDLVETELATYDKGILTFESEDARRFSNGEWLENLVHSTVKQIQQEIPTIQDRSLNVQVYRQLGEREVRNELDVATVVNNKLHIIECKTKGMRDDGDDTLYKLESLRDLLGGLQARAMLVSFRPLRHNDITRAEDLGLALIGPDELKNLKHYLTTWFKEAGGYEDLA; encoded by the coding sequence ATGGCCGTACATGTAGGTATTATAGACCAAGATCCAGTTCGTCTTATCACACCATTATTTGATAAACGCACGATCAGCCGTCACATTGTTTTCATTGGCGACAAAAGCCAAGAAAACATGTACTTAAGACTAAACTCAGTACTAGCGACTCGCGAGATTACTTCCGAGTTTTTTGAGATCCCAAGTGTCGTAAACACCTCTCTCATTAAAGAATCAATTCAAGTCCTTGCCGCTGATCTTAAAGCGCGTGGAGAAGAAGTAAAACTCAATGCCAGTTGCGGTTTACGTCACCGTTTACTGTCCGTTTACGAAGTATTCCGTACCTACCATTGGCCTATTTTTGTGGTTGAGCCATTCAGCGACAAATTGTGTTGGCTTTATCCTGATGGCAAAGAAGAAGCGCAAGTTCAAGATCATATTAAAATCAAAGATTACCTCACGATTTTCGGTGCTAGAAGTGAGTTCAATGAACAAGAAATACCAGAGCAACTGGATGCAAAACTGCATGATCTAGGGGTTCGTTGGGCGAGTAACGCTTTGGAGCTTGGTCCCGGCTTGGCAACGCTTAATTACCTTGCGACTACGTGCCGAAAAGAACAGAAGCTTGATGTCGGCCTCACGGAAAAACAACAGAGTTACCGTGAATTAGATATGCTCATTCAAGATCTGGTCGAAACCGAATTAGCGACCTATGATAAAGGCATTCTAACGTTTGAAAGTGAAGATGCTCGTCGCTTCTCTAACGGCGAATGGCTTGAAAACTTGGTTCACAGCACGGTTAAACAAATTCAACAAGAAATCCCTACCATTCAAGATCGCTCTCTGAATGTTCAAGTTTACCGTCAATTAGGTGAACGTGAAGTGCGTAACGAGCTTGACGTAGCAACCGTTGTGAACAATAAGTTACATATCATCGAATGTAAAACCAAAGGCATGCGAGATGACGGCGACGATACTCTCTACAAACTAGAATCACTTCGTGACTTATTAGGTGGTCTACAAGCCCGTGCCATGCTAGTAAGCTTCAGACCTTTGCGCCACAACGACATCACTCGTGCTGAAGATCTTGGGCTTGCATTGATTGGTCCTGATGAGCTCAAAAACCTTAAACACTATTTAACCACTTGGTTTAAAGAAGCTGGCGGTTACGAAGATCTGGCCTAA
- a CDS encoding porin, producing the protein MKKTLLAVVLPSLIFAGSATAASIYKSEEGNAEFYGQLRTELKKKPNKEVTLGAGSSRAGVKAEYQLAEDIKVFGKVEFGLQGSGDYVMKNRLHYAGVSGDFGKITIGRQWIVSDDTYGADYSYFFGGSGMRHATLSGARHDSLIKYNYTHDSFWVAANYGLDQDDAHQELAELYAGTSFGDLSVHVGGGKNTSKGHKVGSDESDPANVKDVTADLRNTFFEGTIEYKFGDAQIGATYYNALVEDLSSPAQIDENAFSLAGMYSITEKATVYSGVEYVSQKTSGLDTEDGDGKNLYLGTVYKFNSWARIYGEVGHGKGTTTGFTNRGSDSFVGPTSVKDGETNFAIGARLYW; encoded by the coding sequence ATGAAAAAAACACTATTAGCAGTTGTATTGCCTTCTTTGATTTTTGCGGGATCAGCAACAGCCGCTAGCATTTATAAATCAGAAGAGGGTAACGCTGAATTCTATGGTCAGTTACGTACTGAACTAAAAAAGAAGCCCAATAAAGAAGTAACGCTTGGAGCTGGATCATCTCGAGCGGGTGTGAAAGCGGAATATCAGCTGGCCGAAGATATTAAGGTATTTGGTAAAGTTGAATTTGGCCTTCAAGGCTCAGGCGACTATGTAATGAAAAATCGACTGCATTATGCTGGTGTTAGCGGTGATTTTGGTAAAATTACCATCGGTCGACAATGGATAGTTTCAGATGATACGTACGGAGCGGATTATTCGTACTTCTTTGGTGGTTCAGGGATGCGTCACGCGACTCTTTCTGGCGCCCGTCACGACTCACTAATAAAGTATAACTACACGCACGATAGCTTCTGGGTAGCGGCTAACTATGGTCTTGATCAAGATGATGCGCATCAAGAGCTAGCAGAGCTTTATGCTGGAACATCGTTTGGTGATTTAAGTGTGCATGTGGGTGGTGGTAAAAATACGTCCAAAGGTCATAAAGTAGGTTCTGATGAGAGCGACCCAGCTAACGTAAAGGACGTAACCGCAGATCTTCGAAACACCTTTTTTGAAGGCACCATAGAGTACAAATTTGGTGATGCGCAAATTGGAGCGACTTACTACAACGCTTTGGTTGAAGATCTTAGCTCTCCGGCTCAAATTGACGAAAATGCGTTCAGTTTAGCTGGTATGTATTCGATCACCGAGAAGGCAACTGTTTATTCGGGAGTTGAATATGTCTCGCAGAAAACAAGTGGACTTGATACTGAAGATGGTGATGGTAAAAACCTTTACTTAGGAACGGTTTACAAATTCAATAGCTGGGCTCGAATTTATGGTGAAGTAGGGCACGGTAAAGGGACAACGACAGGTTTTACTAACAGAGGATCCGACTCTTTTGTAGGGCCAACATCGGTCAAAGATGGTGAGACTAATTTCGCAATTGGTGCTCGTCTTTACTGGTAG
- a CDS encoding response regulator produces the protein MEKLNLICVDDQREVLGAVLQDLAPLSSWVNIEDCESADEALDLMDELDADGEFVALIISDHVMPGKTGVELLTEVSIDSRFVKTKKVLLTGQATHHDTITAINKARIESYFEKPWQGKELLERARTLLTEFIFDNGLDYSAYQAELDQHVVLTRLR, from the coding sequence ATGGAAAAGCTTAATTTAATTTGTGTCGATGATCAGCGAGAAGTATTAGGCGCGGTTTTGCAGGATTTGGCACCGCTTTCTAGCTGGGTCAATATTGAAGATTGTGAATCGGCTGATGAAGCGCTTGATCTGATGGACGAACTTGATGCCGATGGTGAATTCGTTGCACTTATTATTTCCGATCATGTGATGCCGGGCAAAACTGGAGTGGAGCTGTTAACTGAAGTTTCGATAGATAGCCGCTTTGTTAAAACCAAGAAAGTCCTGCTAACGGGTCAGGCTACTCATCACGATACGATTACAGCGATCAATAAAGCACGCATAGAGAGTTATTTTGAAAAACCATGGCAAGGTAAAGAGTTATTAGAAAGGGCAAGAACACTATTAACTGAGTTTATTTTTGATAATGGGCTGGATTACTCTGCTTACCAAGCGGAACTGGATCAACATGTCGTACTTACTCGCCTACGTTAA
- a CDS encoding SLC13 family permease: protein MRQYLKFIIPLLVPAIILLMPLSAFPFEGITIIQQRVIAIFLLAALCWVFEPIPIYATSVVIIVLELLLLSDKGLIFFRYAQDQAHFGELLKYNEIMATFASPIIMLFWGGFFLAMAATKYRLDVNLARVLLRPFGSQPKYVMLGLMLITGIFSMFMSNTATTAMMLSILTPVIAVFGPKDPGRIAFALCVPVAANIGGIGTPIGTPPNAIALKYLVGDNLITFGEWMVFGVPFVIVMMALAWFLIKYLYPAQQQNIDLNIKGKFLKTPKAITVYIVFAGTILLWLMGSSHGMNSYTVALIPVAIFSLTGIINKEDLKKISWDVLWLVSGGIALGLALDKTGLARLMVHSIPFDAYSPYVVLFGAAFLCLLMANFMSHTATANLLMPIMAALGASMVSLAPLGGEMTLILVVTFAASLGMSLPISTPPNALAHATGNVESSQMARVGIVLGVIGVLLSFVMVWVLHSVGHIG from the coding sequence ATGCGCCAGTACCTTAAGTTTATTATCCCTCTTCTCGTTCCCGCTATCATATTGCTGATGCCATTATCGGCGTTTCCATTTGAAGGCATAACCATTATTCAACAGCGCGTGATTGCTATCTTTTTGCTTGCTGCGTTATGTTGGGTGTTTGAGCCTATCCCGATCTATGCCACCTCTGTGGTTATCATCGTCTTAGAGTTGCTGCTACTTTCGGATAAAGGGCTTATCTTTTTCCGTTATGCACAAGATCAAGCCCATTTTGGTGAGCTACTTAAATACAATGAGATTATGGCAACCTTTGCCAGCCCAATCATCATGCTATTTTGGGGAGGATTCTTTTTAGCTATGGCGGCAACTAAATATCGGTTGGATGTGAACTTAGCTCGGGTGCTGCTACGTCCATTTGGCTCCCAGCCTAAGTATGTCATGCTTGGACTGATGCTTATCACCGGTATTTTTTCGATGTTCATGTCGAATACCGCGACTACGGCCATGATGCTGTCAATTCTGACTCCAGTTATTGCTGTATTCGGGCCAAAAGATCCTGGCCGAATTGCGTTTGCATTATGCGTTCCTGTTGCCGCGAATATTGGTGGAATCGGCACCCCAATTGGCACGCCTCCTAACGCCATTGCACTTAAATATTTGGTCGGTGATAACCTGATAACGTTTGGGGAATGGATGGTGTTTGGTGTGCCATTTGTGATTGTGATGATGGCTTTAGCTTGGTTCCTTATTAAATATCTATACCCAGCGCAGCAACAAAATATTGATCTCAATATCAAAGGTAAGTTTTTAAAAACGCCAAAAGCCATTACGGTTTACATTGTGTTTGCGGGCACAATTTTACTTTGGTTAATGGGTTCTAGTCATGGGATGAATTCTTACACCGTGGCGCTTATACCTGTCGCGATATTCTCGCTTACGGGCATCATTAATAAAGAAGACTTAAAGAAAATATCATGGGATGTACTCTGGTTGGTTTCGGGGGGGATAGCGCTAGGGTTAGCACTTGATAAAACAGGGTTAGCGCGTCTAATGGTACACAGTATTCCGTTTGATGCTTATTCGCCTTACGTTGTGTTGTTTGGTGCCGCTTTCTTATGTTTGCTGATGGCGAACTTTATGTCTCATACGGCCACCGCGAACTTGCTCATGCCAATAATGGCAGCACTTGGTGCCTCGATGGTTAGCCTTGCTCCTTTGGGCGGTGAAATGACACTCATCCTAGTGGTAACTTTTGCTGCTTCTCTGGGTATGTCTTTGCCTATCAGTACGCCACCTAATGCCTTGGCACATGCGACGGGAAATGTTGAAAGTAGTCAAATGGCTAGAGTAGGAATCGTACTAGGTGTTATTGGTGTGTTGTTAAGTTTTGTTATGGTGTGGGTACTTCACTCTGTTGGGCACATTGGGTAG
- the udp gene encoding uridine phosphorylase, which yields MSQAVFHLGITESDLAGATLAIIPGDPARVQKIAEEMENPVFLASHREYTVYRAELDGKPVVVCSTGIGGPSTSIAVEELAQLGVRTFLRVGTTGAIQPHVNVGDMIVSTGSVRLDGASLHFAPMEFPAVADFEVATAMKAAVDESGATVHMGVTASSDTFYPGQERYDTFSGRVVKRFQGSMQEWQDMGVLNFEMESATLLTMCASSGLKAGCVAGVIINRTQKEIPDHETLKVTEARSIKVVVEAARKML from the coding sequence ATGTCTCAAGCTGTATTCCACCTAGGTATTACTGAATCTGATCTTGCTGGTGCTACATTGGCGATCATTCCTGGTGATCCTGCTCGTGTACAAAAAATTGCAGAAGAAATGGAAAACCCAGTATTCTTAGCAAGCCACCGCGAATACACTGTTTATCGCGCTGAATTGGATGGTAAGCCTGTTGTTGTTTGTTCTACTGGTATCGGTGGCCCGTCAACATCTATTGCTGTAGAAGAGTTGGCACAGTTGGGTGTTCGTACTTTCTTACGTGTGGGAACCACTGGCGCAATTCAGCCTCACGTTAACGTTGGCGATATGATCGTATCAACAGGTTCTGTTCGTCTTGATGGCGCAAGCTTACACTTTGCTCCTATGGAGTTCCCAGCGGTTGCAGACTTTGAAGTTGCGACAGCAATGAAAGCAGCAGTTGATGAGTCTGGTGCAACGGTTCACATGGGTGTAACGGCATCAAGTGATACGTTCTACCCAGGTCAAGAGCGTTACGATACGTTCTCGGGCCGTGTAGTGAAGCGTTTCCAAGGTTCTATGCAAGAATGGCAAGACATGGGCGTTCTGAACTTTGAAATGGAATCAGCAACACTGTTAACTATGTGTGCAAGTTCTGGCTTAAAAGCGGGTTGTGTTGCAGGCGTAATTATCAACCGTACTCAGAAAGAAATCCCAGATCACGAGACATTGAAAGTAACAGAAGCGCGCTCAATTAAAGTGGTAGTAGAAGCTGCGCGTAAAATGCTGTAA